The Melospiza georgiana isolate bMelGeo1 chromosome 9, bMelGeo1.pri, whole genome shotgun sequence genome has a segment encoding these proteins:
- the ZNF281 gene encoding zinc finger protein 281 — protein sequence MKLGSGFLGGGKRAAAMEPTFPPGMVMFNHRLPPVTSFARAAAPPAAAQHPPQCVLPPAAAAASSTAAGEPPAPPPPQDVTFKKEPAGAFPSAPSSQRSPWGFLQSLVSIKQEKPSEQEEEQQSQHHHHYGGLFGGAAEERPPGLGSGEGTGQSVIQDLSLLHHLHQHPHRDLLLTGRGEGAPGSAGEPKHDAQVKKAKRPKPETQGIKAKRKPSASSKPPLVGDGEGAVASPNQKPHVCEHCSAAFRSSYHLRRHVLIHTGERPFQCSQCSMGFIQKYLLQRHEKIHSREKPFGCDQCSMKFIQKYHMERHKRTHSGEKPYKCDTCQQYFSRTDRLLKHRRTCGEAIGKAGAGMEPGSSNSMGSLAALSQGNTSSSRRKSKTKNTSTENKGSKCSSKIAESQVTSNVAMPSYAVDIPIVSSSGGLVGTGVEELQKKVPKLVLKKTSRKQGDKNYLNFVSPLPDILGQKPLSGKQSGSLGLVANTGVESIGLLQSTGGKPGQISSNYDDAMQFSKKRRYLQTASSNSAFSLNVGHMTSQQSVIQSPGVSVMDNEAPLSLIDSTSLNNEIKSCHDKSGIPDEVLQSLLDQYSHKSEGQKEDPFSITEQRVDLHTSGEHSDMVQEENLSPNSQTVSNDKASMLQEYSKYLQQAFERTTNSTGFAFGPSFQFVSLSSTLHNHTLFPDKQIYTTSPLECGFSQSVTSVLPTALPKPPFGMLLGSQPGFYLSALEASHQQLTPSQELDDLIDPQKNLETSSSYQSTSQKLTGQKEQKNLESSTSFQIPSQELTSQIDPQKDIEPRATYQIENFAQAFGSQFKSGSRVPMTFITNSNGEVDHRVRTSVSDFSGYTNMMSDVSEPCSTRVKTPTSQSYR from the coding sequence ATGAAACTCGGCAGCGGCTTCCTCGGCGGCGGCAAGAGGGCGGCGGCCATGGAGCCGACGTTCCCCCCCGGCATGGTGATGTTCAACCACCGCCTGCCCCCGGTCACCAGCTTCGCCCGGGCGGCCGCGCCCCCCGCGGCGGCCCAGCACCCCCCGCAGTGCGTGTTACctccggccgccgccgccgcttccTCCACGGCGGCGGGCGAGCCCCCGGCGCCTCCGCCCCCGCAGGACGTGACTTTCAAGAAGGAGCCGGCGGGAGCTTTCCCCTCCGCGCCCTCCTCGCAGAGGAGCCCCTGGGGCTTCCTGCAGTCCCTGGTGAGCATCAAGCAAGAGAAGCCCAGCgagcaggaggaggaacagCAGTCGCAGCACCATCACCACTACGGGGGGCTTTTCGGGGGAGCGGCCGAGGAGAGACCCCCGGGCCTGGGCAGCGGCGAAGGAACCGGCCAGAGCGTGATCCAGGACCTCAGCCTTCTTCACCACCTGCACCAGCATCCCCACCGAGACCTGCTGCTGACCGGCAGAGGCGAGGGCGCTCCAGGGAGCGCGGGTGAGCCAAAGCACGACGCCCAGGTCAAGAAGGCAAAGAGGCCAAAGCCAGAAACTCAGGGAATCAAAGCCAAGCGGAAGCCGAGCGCTTCATCCAAACCCCCCCTGGTGGGAGATGGGGAAGGTGCCGTCGCGTCCCCCAACCAGAAACCTCACGTCTGCGaacactgcagtgctgccttcAGGAGCTCCTATCACTTGCGCAGGCACGTGCTCATCCACACCGGGGAGAGGCCTTTCCAGTGCAGCCAGTGCAGCATGGGCTTCATCCAGAAGTACTTGCTGCAGAGACACGAGAAGATCCACAGTAGGGAGAAGCCTTTTGGGTGTGACCAGTGTAGTATGAAGTTCATCCAGAAGTACCACATGGAAAGACACAAGAGAACGCATAGTGGAGAAAAGCCATACAAATGTGACACTTGTCAGCAGTATTTTTCAAGGACTGATAGACTGTTAAAGCACAGAAGAACATGTGGTGAAGCCATAGGTAAAGCAGGGGCCGGAATGGAGCCTGGATCATCAAATAGCATGGGTAGCTTGGCTGCATTGTCTCAGGGAAATACAAGTTCCTCAAggagaaaaagtaaaacaaaaaatacgTCCACTGAAAACAAAGGAAGCAAGTGTAGCAGCAAAATCGCTGAATCTCAAGTTACAAGTAATGTGGCCATGCCAAGTTATGCAGTTGATATTCCAATTGTGTCTTCCAGTGGTGGTCTAGTTGGCACAGGTGTAGAAGAACTTCAGAAAAAGGTGCCAAAATTGGTGTTGAAAAAAACGAGCAGAAAACAAGGAGACAAAAATTACCTTAATTTTGTATCACCACTGCCAGATATTTTGGGGCAAAAACCACTGTCTGGGAAACAGAGTGGCTCTCTAGGCCTAGTAGCCAATACCGGTGTAGAATCTATTGGCCTTCTCCAAAGTACAGGTGGTAAACCGGGTCAGATAAGTAGCAATTATGATGATGCCATGcagttttcaaagaaaagaagataCTTACAAACTGCAAGCAGTAACAGTGCCTTTTCACTTAATGTCGGACACATGACTTCCCAGCAGTCCGTCATCCAGTCTCCAGGTGTTAGCGTTATGGATAACGAAGCTCCTTTATCTCTTATTGATTCAACATctttaaataatgaaatcaaGTCTTGCCACGACAAGTCTGGTATTCCTGATGAAGTCTTACAGAGCCTTTTGGACCAGTACTCTCACAAATCAGAAGGCCAGAAAGAAGATCCTTTCAGTATAACTGAACAGCGTGTGGACTTGCACACCTCAGGAGAACATTCAGACATGGTTCAGGAAGAAAACTTGAGCCCTAACTCTCAAACAGTTTCAAACGATAAGGCAAGCATGTTGCAAGAATACTCAAAATACCTCCAACAAGCCTTTGAAAGAACAACCAACagcactggttttgcttttggaCCCAGTTTCCAGTTTGTTAGCTTGTCTTCAACTCTCCATAACCACACTCTGTTTCCAGACAAACAGATATACACTACATCTCCCCTTGAGTGTGGCTTCAGCCAGTCCGTTACCTCAGTATTGCCAACTGCGTTGCCAAAACCTCCATTTGGGATGTTGCTTGGCTCTCAGCCAGGCTTTTACTTGTCTGCTTTGGAGGCTTCGCATCAACAGTTGACTCCTTCTCAAGAGCTGGATGATCTCATCGATCCGCAGAAAAACTTGGAGACTTCCTCGAGCTACCAGTCAACATCTCAGAAACTGACTGGCcagaaggaacagaaaaacTTAGAATCCTCAACGAGCTTTCAGATCCCGTCTCAGGAGTTAACCAGCCAGATAGATCCTCAGAAGGACATAGAGCCTAGAGCAACCTACCAGATCGAGAACTTTGCACAAGCGTTTGGTTCTCAGTTCAAGTCGGGCAGCAGGGTGCCAATGACTTTTATCACTAACTCTAATGGAGAAGTGGACCATAGAGTAAGGACTTCAGTGTCAGATTTCTCAGGGTATACAAATATGATGTCTGATGTAAGTGAGCCATGTAGTACACGAGTAAAAACCCCAACCAGCCAGAGTTACAGGTAA